From one Hirundo rustica isolate bHirRus1 chromosome 8, bHirRus1.pri.v3, whole genome shotgun sequence genomic stretch:
- the NSMCE4A gene encoding non-structural maintenance of chromosomes element 4 homolog A, producing MSHTGDGGESSPASRGRRSRPPHAQEDTAEAAGERLRQLNIGEGDDREHNRMIRSQYRELISSVQQNREAMLNSRSNRLTEALEEANALFDGVCRAREAALDAQFLVLASNIGKEKANELHSEMSAFDSTAFAEDLLTFMGINRTEETDDSQDDPGGFLPRDAWKKMGEEALKYFKRAPVFHYMLGSFKSEPPVPKQRIERQKKASRGKAEQAMPAQLKKMEESHQEATEKEVERILGILQTHFEDDPNTPIYFFDFVIDPNSFARTVENMFHVSFLIRDGLARIKLDEDELPVIEPTKPSGGGEEESRAGARNQVIIRLDQREWKDIIETFEIREAMIPPLSQSTEEEMETE from the exons ATGTCGCACACCGGCGACGGCGGCGAGTCCTCGCCGGCCTCGCGGGGCCGCCGCTCGCGCCCGCCTCACGCCCAGGAGGACAcggcggaggcggcgggcgAGAGGCTGCGGCAGCTCAACATCGGCGAGGGCGACGACAGGGAGCACAACAGGATGATCCGGAGCCAGTACCGGGAGCTCATCTCCAGCGTGCAGC aaaatcGAGAAGCCATGCTCAATTCCAGAAGCAACAGGCTGACAGAAGCTTTGGAAGAAGCCAATGCACTTTTTGATGGCG TTTGCCGTGCACGAGAGGCTGCGCTGGATGCCCAGTTTCTAGTTTTAGCATCCAATATAGGAAAGGAGAAGGCCAATGAGTTACACTCAGAGATGTCAGCATTTGACTCAACAGCATTTGCAGAAGACTTG ctgaCCTTTATGGGTATAAATCGCACTGAAGAAACTGATGACTCTCAGGATGATCCAGGTGGCTTTTTACCTAGAGATGCCTGGAAGAAAATGGGAGAAGAAGCACTCAAGTACTTCAAAAGAGCACCTGTTTTTCACTACAT GCTGGGATCTTTCAAGTCTGAGCCTCCAGTACCAAAGCAACGGATTGAGAGGCAGAAGAAAGctagcagaggaaaagcagaacaggCAATGCCTGCTCAG ttaaaaaaaatggaggagTCTCATCAAGAAGctacagaaaaagaagtagAGAGGATCTTGGGAATACTGCAGACTCATTTTGAGGATGATC CTAATACACCCATTTACTTCTTTGATTTTGTCATTGATCCGAACTCGTTTGCACGCACTGTGGAAAACATGTTTCATGTGTCCTTCCTTATCAGG GATGGTCTTGCAAGAATAAAGCTGGATGAAGATGAGTTGCCAGTAATAG AGCCCACAAAACCCAGCggtggaggggaggaggagagcagagctggagcacgGAACCAGGTCATCATAAGGCTGGACCAGAGAGAATGGAAG